From the Cucurbita pepo subsp. pepo cultivar mu-cu-16 chromosome LG05, ASM280686v2, whole genome shotgun sequence genome, one window contains:
- the LOC111794716 gene encoding 11S globulin subunit beta-like: protein MGTHRCLSLSLSLSLCFLVLFNACLATDQDANSHRRFSEGQRRYRHCRLDRLDALEPSNRIEAEGGVIEIWDPNHEMFECAGVAIQRYIIDPNGLLLPQYTNAPRLIYIERGRGLKGVVLPGCPETYQESQQSAQEFRDRHQKIRHVRAGDLFAVPAGSAHWSYNDGNEKLIAIVLLDVSNNANQLDFHPRTFYLAGNPEEEFEESRSDREREQRRGQSTRKGSSNKNNIFYAYDDRVLAEIFNINVETARKLRGEDDYRRNIIKVEGELEVIKPPRSHGGSRGDEREWEEEQEEEREREREHRQRRRWADNGLEETICSLRLKENIGDASRADIYTPEAGRLSSTNSHRFPILRWLQLSAERGVLYRNAMYVPHWNMNAHSVIFVTRGRARVQVVDDRGQTVYDGELQQRQLLVVPQNFGIVKKASEEGFEWVSFKTNDQAMITPLAGRTSALRAFPVQVLASAYRISTEEARRLKFNREETTLLPPSMSSARRANPVEAM, encoded by the exons ATGGGAACTCACCGTTGCCTCTCCCTTTCCCTCTCCCTTTCCCTCTGTTTCCTCGTCCTCTTCAATGCCTGCCTAGCAACCGACCAGGACGCCAACTCCCACAGGCGCTTCAGCGAGGGCCAGCGCCGGTACCGCCACTGCCGCCTCGACAGGCTCGATGCCCTCGAACCCTCCAACCGCATCGAGGCCGAAGGCGGCGTCATTGAGATATGGGACCCCAATCACGAGATGTTCGAGTGCGCTGGCGTGGCTATCCAGAGATATATTATTGACCCTAATGGCCTTCTTCTTCCGCAATACACCAATGCCCCACGTCTTATCTACATTGAAAGAG GGAGAGGGTTGAAGGGAGTTGTACTTCCGGGCTGCCCTGAAACATACCAAGAATCTCAGCAATCGGCGCAGGAGTTCCGAGACCGCCATCAGAAGATCCGCCACGTACGCGCCGGTGACCTCTTCGCTGTGCCTGCTGGCTCTGCTCATTGGTCCTATAACGATGGTAATGAGAAGCTTATTGCTATTGTTCTTCTGGACGTCAGTAACAACGCCAACCAACTGGACTTCCATCCAAGG ACATTCTACTTAGCCGGAAATCCAGAGGAGGAGTTCGAGGAGTCGAGATCGGACAGAGAGCGTGAACAGAGACGAGGACAGAGCACTCGGAAGGGATCCAGCAACAAGAACAACATCTTCTACGCCTACGACGACAGAGTCCTTGCAGAAATTTTCAACATAAACGTGGAGACAGCGAGGAAGCTCCGAGGGGAAGACGACTACAGGCGTAACATCATCAAGGTTGAGGGAGAGTTGGAGGTGATCAAGCCACCAAGATCCCACGGAGGAAGCAGAGGAGATGAGCGAGAATGGGAggaggaacaagaagaagagagagaaagagagcgCGAGCACCGCCAACGCCGCCGATGGGCTGATAATGGATTGGAAGAAACCATTTGCTCTTTGAGACTCAAGGAGAACATAGGCGACGCCTCCCGCGCTGATATCTACACTCCTGAAGCTGGCCGTCTCAGTTCCACCAACAGCCACCGCTTCCCCATCCTCCGCTGGCTTCAGCTCAGCGCCGAGCGCGGCGTTCTTTACAGG AATGCGATGTACGTTCCACACTGGAACATGAACGCACACAGCGTAATATTCGTGACAAGAGGGCGAGCGAGAGTACAAGTAGTAGACGACAGAGGCCAAACCGTATACGACGGGGAGCTACAACAACGCCAGCTCCTAGTGGTCCCACAAAACTTCGGCATAGTGAAAAAAGCAAGCGAGGAAGGGTTTGAGTGGGTTTCCTTCAAGACCAACGACCAGGCAATGATCACCCCACTGGCTGGCCGCACCTCCGCCTTGAGAGCGTTCCCCGTTCAAGTCCTCGCCAGCGCCTACAGAATCTCCACAGAAGAGGCTCGAAGGCTCAAATTCAACCGGGAAGAGACCACTCTGCTGCCCCCAAGCATGTCATCCGCGCGCAGGGCCAACCCAGTGGAAGCAATGTAA
- the LOC111794717 gene encoding patellin-4-like, which produces MVAGRNGKKIYDHITVETDLKSIMNLDQDLYFLEDDLGRSDGEMVEKDLEAMEKKMRKKKKKKALIELRYRVEDAIAGDYLMGKPDRSVDIKDAEKAREELKEITLWGVPLLPSKGHQGTDILLQKFLKAKHYKVHEAFEMLRKTLKWRREYKADGIVEEKLEGDLQNFVGFLNGRDREGHPLWFHANGVLMDREMWQRRFGTEEKCEELLRWMVQNMEKGIKQLRFEKGGVDSILQITDLKNASGPATKEFRTLNKRALLLLRDNYPELVYKNIVINAPFWYYARHLLRSKIISHKTKAKFVFANPSKVTKTLLKFIAPEHLPIQYGGLMRDDDDDFSPMDKALQVDIKGNTAVTIEIPAQVGVTMVWDVTVVGWDVAYKEEFVPDDEGSYRIQLENQKKVGESLRNCFYISEPGRIVLTIENPNFKYKKTCYYRSKAKPTVPMYILFSK; this is translated from the exons ATGGTGGCCGGGAGAAATGGGAAGAAGATCTACGACCACATTACTGTTGAAACCGATCTGAAGAGCATCATGAACTTGGACCAAGATCTTTACTTTCTAGAGGATGATCTG GGAAGATCGGACGGCGAAATGGTGGAGAAAGATTTGGAGGCAAtggaaaagaagatgagaaagaagaaaaagaagaaggctTTGATAGAACTGCGATACAGAGTGGAGGATGCAATAGCAGGGGATTATCTGATGGGCAAACCCGACCGAAGTGTTGACATTAAAGACGCCGAAAAAGCCAGAGAAGAGCTTAAAGAAATAACGCTATGGGGAGTGCCTTTATTGCCGAGTAAAGGCCACCAAGGAACCGACATTCTGTTGCAGAAGTTCTTGAAAGCCAAACACTACAAAGTCCACGAAGCATTTGAGATGCTGAGAAAGACTTTGAAATGGCGCAGAGAATACAAGGCGGATGGGATTGTTGAGGAGAAATTGGAGGGCGATCTTCAGAATTTTGTGGGTTTTCTGAACGGTCGAGATCGGGAGGGGCATCCGTTGTGGTTTCATGCAAATGGGGTTTTGATGGACAGAGAGATGTGGCAGAGGAGGTTTGGAACAGAGGAGAAATGCGAGGAGTTGTTGAGATGGATGGTTCAGAATATGGAGAAAGGGATTAAACAGCTTCGATTTGAAAAGGGAGGGGTTGATTCCATTCTTCAGATCACTGATTTGAAGAACGCGTCCGGACCTGCCACCAAGGAGTTTCGTACGCTTAACAAGAGAGCTCTCTTGCTCTTACGCGACAATTACCCCGAACTCGTCTATAAAAATATAGTCATAAATGCTCCATTTTGGTACTACGCACGCCACCTTCTTCGATCCAAGATCATCAGCCACAAAACCAAGGCCAAGTTCGTCTTTGCCAATCCATCAAAAGTCACAAAGACCCTTCTCAA GTTTATAGCCCCCGAACACTTGCCCATTCAATACGGCGGCCTTATGAgagacgacgacgacgacttCTCGCCCATGGATAAAGCATTGCAGGTCGACATTAAAGGAAACACGGCTGTGACCATTGAAATCCCAGCCCAGGTTGGGGTGACGATGGTGTGGGACGTGACGGTGGTGGGATGGGACGTTGCATACAAGGAAGAGTTCGTGCCCGACGACGAAGGATCGTATCGGATTCAGCTAGAGAATCAGAAGAAAGTGGGAGAGAGCTTGAGGAATTGTTTCTACATAAGTGAGCCAGGGAGGATTGTGCTGACAATTGAGAATCCAAATTTCAAGTACAAGAAGACATGTTACTACAGATCCAAAGCCAAGCCCACTGTCCCTATGTACATCTTATTCAGCAAATAG
- the LOC111794718 gene encoding protein LIGHT-DEPENDENT SHORT HYPOCOTYLS 3-like, with protein sequence MDSITEFEGLNAQQFGGSSVPNLGGGSSSSSSSSSSSSNSRYENQKRRDWNTFCQYLKNHRPPLALSRCSGAHVLEFLRYLDQFGKTKVHTPICPFYGHPNPPAPCPCPLRQAWGSLDALIGRLRAAFEENGGMPEANPFGARAIRLYLREVRDVQSKARGISYEKKKRKRPQQQILPPPTGA encoded by the coding sequence ATGGATTCCATCACTGAATTTGAAGGCCTCAACGCCCAACAATTTGGAGGCTCCAGTGTTCCAAATTTAGGTGGTGGGTCGTcgtcctcttcttcttcttcttcttcttcttcaaacaGCCGCTATGAGAATCAAAAACGGCGAGATTGGAACACATTTTGCCAATACCTGAAAAATCACCGACCCCCACTTGCCCTTTCAAGGTGTAGTGGAGCTCATGTTCTTGAATTCCTTCGGTATTTGGACCAATTTGGTAAGACCAAAGTCCACACTCCGATCTGCCCTTTCTACGGCCATCCCAACCCTCCAGCCCCATGTCCCTGCCCTCTACGCCAAGCATGGGGCAGCCTGGATGCTCTTATTGGCCGCCTTCGTGCAGCCTTTGAAGAGAACGGTGGGATGCCCGAAGCTAACCCTTTTGGTGCCCGTGCTATTAGGCTTTATCTTCGAGAGGTTCGTGATGTGCAGTCTAAAGCAAGAGGAATTAGctatgagaagaagaaacgaaaGCGCCCTCAACAACAAATCCTTCCACCTCCCACGGGAGCTTAA
- the LOC111794720 gene encoding protein LIGHT-DEPENDENT SHORT HYPOCOTYLS 4-like: MDFSGSSSNSNNNNIAMNHQHSATASSSSSRYENQKRRDWKTFGQYLNNHRPPLALSRCSGAHVLEFLRYLDQFGKTKVHTPICPFYGLPNPPAPCPCPLRQAWGSLDALVGRLRAAFEENGGKPEANPFGARAVRLYLREVRDLQSKARGISYDKKRKRPPSQHPLPPPHTAPS, encoded by the exons ATGGACTTCTCCGGGAGTAGCAGCAatagcaacaacaacaacatcgCCATGAACCACCAGCACTCCGCAACAGCCTCCTCTTCCAGCAGCAGATATGAGAATCAAAAGCGCCGTGACTGGAAAACTTTCGGTCAATACCTCAACAATCATCGCCCACCGCTCGCCCTCTCACGATGTAGCGGCGCTCATGTCCTCGAATTCCTCAG GTACCTAGATCAATTTGGAAAGACGAAAGTGCACACACCCATCTGCCCTTTCTACGGCCTTCCGAACCCTCCCGCACCCTGTCCATGCCCTCTTCGGCAGGCGTGGGGGAGCCTCGACGCTTTGGTGGGACGCCTTCGAGCCGCTTTTGAAGAGAATGGAGGGAAGCCTGAAGCCAATCCATTTGGGGCTAGAGCTGTGAGGCTGTATCTTCGTGAGGTTCGTGATTTGCAGTCAAAGGCCAGAGGGATCAGCTAcgacaagaaaagaaagcgcCCACCATCTCAACACCCCTTGCCTCCTCCTCACACTGCACCTTCATGA
- the LOC111794719 gene encoding probable arabinose 5-phosphate isomerase, which yields MGSLPPAEDISLSLCQWPPKSPNPNPDLSPIDESTLLDLFKSQQNHLNFFFHNLDLSQTLKFTVTLLNAPGTIFFSGVGKSGFVARKISQTLVSLGIRSAFLSPLDALHGDIGILNSGDVLVLFSKSGNTEELLRLVPCARAKGAYLIAVTSVEANVLAGVCDMNVHLPLERELCPFDLAPVTSTAIQMVFGDTVAIALMGARNLTKEEYATNHPAGRIGKSLIFKVKDVMKKQSELPVCKEGDLIMDQLVELTSKGCGCLLVIDEEYHLIGTFTDGDLRRTLKASGEGIFKLTVGQMCNRKPRTIDPEAMAVDAMKKMEAPPSPVQFLPVINLQNMLIGIVTLHGLVSSGL from the exons ATGGGGTCTCTCCCTCCGGCTGAGGATATTTCCCTTTCCTTATGCCAATGGCCCCCAAAATccccaaatccaaatccagaTCTAAGCCCTATCGACGAATCTACACTCCTCGATCTCTTCAAATCCCAACAAAATCacctcaatttcttcttccacaATCTCGATCTCTCTCAGACTCTGAAATTCACCGTTACCCTTCTCAACGCCCCCGGAACCATCTTCTTCTCCGGCGTCGGCAAGTCCGGTTTCGTCGCTCgtaagatctcacaaaccCTAGTTTCACTCGGAATCCGATCCGCTTTTCTTTCCCCTCTCGACGCCCTTCATGGGGATATCGGCATCTTGAATTCCGGCGATGTTCTTGTGCTCTTTAGCAAGTCTGGCAACACCGAAGAGCTTCTTCGCCTGGTTCCTTGCGCTAGGGCGAAAGGTGCGTACCTCATCGCCGTCACCTCTGTTGAAGCCAATGTGCTTGCTGGGGTTTGTGATATGAATGTGCATTTGCCTCTCGAGCGTGAATTATGCCCTTTTGATCTGGCCCCCGTCACCTCCACTGCGATTCAGATGGTTTTTGGTGATACTGTGGCGATTGCGCTTATGGGTGCGCGCAATTTGACCAAAGAGGAATATGCCACTAATCACCCCGCTGGGAGGATCGGCAAAAGCCTCATTTTCAAG GTTAAAGATGTgatgaagaaacagagtgagCTTCCTGTGTGCAAAGAAGGAGATCTAATAATGGATCAATTGGTGGAGCTTACGAGCAAAGGATGCGGCTGCCTACTTGTCATAGATGAGGAATATCACCTGATTGGGACATTTACCGACGGTGATTTGAGGCGCACTCTCAAAGCTAGTGGTGAAGGCATCTTCAAGCTCACTGTGGGCCAAATGTGCAACAG GAAACCGAGAACAATTGATCCCGAGGCGATGGCGGTCGATGCCATGAAAAAGATGGAAGCTCCCCCATCTCCTGTTCAATTTCTGCCTGTTATCAATCTTCAAAATATGTTGATTGGCATTGTCACATTACATGGCCTAGTTTCTTCAGGACTGTGA